AGAGAAGGTTTAACAATTCTCTGCACCATGGTATGGAGCAATTTCTTAGCTATATAAAAGAGTAAAAATAAGAATAACAGAGAAATTAACTTGGTTAAGATATTTTCAATAATCGTTGTTATATCAAGCTTATTGAGGTAGGTTTGAATAAATTCTTTCATAGAAAACTCCTTTCATTTATTATACCATACTTTTACAAGTGATGAATCTCCATAAATATTCAAAAATAACAGCCAAAATAGACAGAAAATTCTTGATTTTAGCTCATATTTATACTATAATCATAAACATTACACAACAAAGGAGATTGTTATGAAAAAAATCATTCATGCTTGGAATAAGGCAAGCCTGATCAAACGAATTTTGATTGGTATGCTTTGTGGAGGTATCCTAGGACTGACACTTCCTAACATTTCAGGAATTGGCCTGCTCGGAGATCTCTTTGTTGGTGGCCTCAAAGCCATCGCACCGATTCTGGTCTTTGCCCTCGTTGCCAATGCCCTTTCCCAACATAAAAAGGGGCAAGATAGCAATATGAAAACTGTTATCTTCCTTTATCTAGTGGGGACATTTGCAGCTGCTCTTGTAGCGGTTTTTGCTAGTTTCATCGTACCTGTTGAAATTACCCTAAATAGTGCCAATACAGAAATTGCACCACCAGATGGGATTGGCCAGGTCCTCAGCAACCTCTTGCTCAAATTGGTTGACAATCCAGTCAATGCCCTTGTCACAGCCAACTACATCGGTATCCTATCATGGGCAGTTGTTTTCGGGATTGCTATGAGAGAAGCCAGCAAAAATAGTAAAGAATTGTTGAATACTATTGCTGATGTGACTTCTAAAATTGTCGAGTGGATCATCAACCTAGCTCCATTTGGAATCCTTGGCCTTGTCTTCAAAACCATCTCCGATAAGGGAATCGGCAGTTTAGCTAACTATGGAATCTTGCTTGGCCTCTTGGTGACAACTATGTTCTTTGTTGCTCTAGTAGTCAATCCATTGATTGCATTTCTCTTTATGAAGAGGAATCCTTATCCCCTCGTTTTGAAATGTTTGCGTGTCAGTGGTGTGACAGCCTTCTTCACTCGTAGTTCTGCGGCCAACATCCCTGTCAATATGAAACTTTGCCACGACCTCGGACTAGATCCAGATACCTATTCAGTTTCTATCCCACTTGGTTCTACTATCAACATGGCCGGAGCAGCAATTACCATTAACGTTCTAACCCTTGCTGCAGTAAATACTCTTGGCATCCCTGTTGACTTTGCAACAGCCTTTGTCCTTAGTGTAGTAGCAGCCATCTCAGCCTGTGGAGCTTCTGGTATTGCCGGAGGATCCCTCCTTCTTATCCCAGTTGCTTGTAGCCTCTTCGGTATTTCTAACGATATTGCTATGCAAGTTGTTGGGGTTGGATTTGTGATTGGAGTTATCCAAGACTCATGTGAAACAGCCCTCAACTCTTCTACAGACGTCCTCTTTACCGCCGTTGCCGAATACGCAGCAGCCCGTAAAAAATAACTCATAAAGGCAAGCCTTCTCAGGTCTTGTCTTTTACGCTTTTATTCTAACTTATTAAGAAATTCTTATGTCTATTAGCCAACGTACGACCAAACTCATCTTAGCCACCTGTCTTGCCTGCTTTCTTGCTTATTTTCTCAATCTCTCCTCAGCTGTCTCGGCTGGAATTATTGCCCTCTTGAGCCTATCTGATACGCGTAGAAGTACCTTAAAACTGGCTCGCAATCGCCTCTTTTCCATGCTTCTAGCTCTGGCTATTGGTGTTTTAGCTTTTCACTTGAGTGGATTTCATATCTGGAGCCTTGGACTCTATCTTGCCCTATACGTTCCTCTGGCCTACAAGATGGGCTGGGAAATTGGCATCACTCCAAGCACTGTTTTGGTTAGCCATCTCTTGGTGCAAGAGTCAACTTCTCCAGACCTTCTACTCAATGAATTCCTTCTCTTTGTAATTGGTACAGGATTTGCCTTACTTGTAAATCTCTACATGCCTTCACGACAAGAGGAAATCCAGCACTACCACACGCTGGTGGAAGAAAAGTTAAAAGATATCCTCCATCGCTTCAAATACTACTTATCCAAAGGAGATGGACGCAATCGAGCACAGCTGGTAGAAGAATTAGACACCCTTTTGGAAGAAGCCCTCAGACTAGTCTATCTAGATCACTCAGACCACCTCTTTCACCAGACCGATTACCATATCCACTATTTTGAGATGAGACAGCGACAAAGTCGCATACTACGAAACATGGCCCAACAAATCAACACCTGTCACCTAGCTGCCAGTGAAAGCCTGATTTTGGCCCAACTCTTTTCAAAAATTGCTGGACAACTGAGCCAGACCAATCCTGCTTCTGATTTGCTAGATGAAATCGAACGCTATCTGGAAGTCTTCCGTAACCGCAGTCTGCCCAAGACAAGAGAAGAATTTGAAACCCGTGCCACGCTCCTCCAACTCCTACGCGAAGCCAAAACCTTCATCCAAGTAAAAGTTGACTTTTACAAAAAATATGGACAGTAAAAAAGAAAACTTCAGACCAATCACAAAAAGTGAAAATCTGGAGTTTTCTTTTATTTGTAAGTTATCACCATAAAGGTTAATAGTAAAACGAATAAGTTCTAATATTCAACATCTTTTTATAGAAAGCTAAGATAAAACCCTACATACTTTGCTGTCTTATTAGCCACGACACTGAGTTTTACAAATCGATTACATTTACAAAACATAGTTAGTAAGGCAGTTAGCTAGGCTACTTCCTACCAGTTACGACAGAAAAATCCACGAATCCATAATATTCGTGGATTTTTCCTAGTGAAGCGTTTAGGTAAGCCGCAATAGCGGTTACCTATTATTAGATTACGACACTGAGTTTTACAAATCGATTCCATTTGTAAAACTCAGTTAGTGAAGCAGTTAGGCAAGTCTAATAGGACTTGCCGTAGCCTACTTAGATTGCTTTGCAATCAAGTAGGCTTACTGAATCACATCTTCTCTTCCAACTCTACATCTGGATACTTGTCCGCAAACCAGCGGAGGGCAAAGTCATTTTCAAAGAGAAAGACTGGTTGGTCAAAACGGTCTTTAGCCAAGATATTTCGACTTGACGACATCCGTTCATCCAAGTCCTCAGGCTTAATCCAACGAACGGTCTTTTTACCCATCGGGCTCATAACCACTTCTGCATTGTACTCGCCTTCCATACGGTGTTTAAAGACTTCAAACTGGAGTTGACCAACAGCGCCTAGCATGTACTCGCCAGTTTGATAATTCTTATAAAGCTGAATGGCACCTTCTTGCACCAATTGCTCAATCCCCTTGTGGAAGGATTTTTGCTTCATAACGTTCTTGGCAGAAACTTTCATAAAAATTTCAGGTGTAAAGGTTGGCAGCGGTTCAAACTCAAACTTATTTTTTCCAACTGTCAAAGTGTCCCCAACCTGATAAGTACCTGTATCGTAAACCCCGATGATATCACCTGCCACGGCATTGGTTACATTCTCACGACTTTCCGCCATAAACTGGGTAACATTAGACAGCTTGGCGCCCTTACCAGTACGAGGTAGGTTGACACTCATACCACGCTCAAACTCACCTGATACGATACGGACAAAGGCGATACGGTCACGGTGACGAGGGTCCATGTTGGCTTGGATCTTAAAGACAAATCCTGAGAAATCCTTGTCATAAGGATCCACAATTTCACCGTCTGTTTTCTTGTGACCATGTGGTTCTGGAGCAAACTTAAGGAAGGTTTCAAGGAAGGTCTGCACACCAAAGTTTGTGAGGGCCGAACCGAAGAAGACAGGTGTCAATTCTCCAGCCAGAATAGCTTCCTCTGAAAACTCATTCCCAGCTTCATTTAAAAGTTCAATATCATCCTTGACTTGCTCGTAGAAAGGATTGCTGCCAAAAAGCTTGTCCCCATCTTCAAGACTAGCAAAACGCTCATCCCCTTTATAGAGCTCCAAGCGTTGGTTATAGAGGTCATATAAGCCCTCAAAGGCTTTCCCCATCCCGATTGGCCAGTTCATCGGATAACTTGCAATGCCCAAGACTTCTTCCAACTCTTGCAAGAGGTCTAGTGGCTCACGTCCGTCACGGTCCAGCTTGTTCATAAAGGTAAAGACGGGAATGCCACGGTGTTTCACAACTTCAAACAATTTCTTAGTTTGGGCCTCGATACCCTTGGCAGAGTCCACAACCATGACCGCAGCATCCACCGCCATCAAGGTACGATAGGTATCTTCTGAGAAATCCTCGTGTCCTGGTGTGTCTAGGATATTCACACGCTTGCCATCGTAGTCAAACTGCATCACAGATGAAGTAACCGAAATCCCACGTTGCTTCTCGATATCCATCCAGTCAGACTTGGCAAAAGTCCCTGTTTTCTTTCCTTTAACCGTACCAGCCTCACGAATCTCGCCCCCAAAGTAGAGCAACTGCTCAGTGATGGTTGTTTTCCCCGCGTCCGGGTGGGAGATGATGGCAAAGGTACGACGTTTCTTAATTTCTTCTTGAATATTCATAAGTTCTCTTTCTTTGATTCTCTATTTTTCTTGTTTCAATAATTCAGAATGATTTTTACATTGGATTTTACCATTCCTTTCAACACTCCATTATATCGGATTTTAGCATTTTTTTCAATTTCTATTTTATGTCAGACACTGCTAAAGTAGAACAATTCCACTTGCAATTTTTAAAATAAATGTTACAATGAATATAGAAAAAGGTGTTGCGTCAACAACACCCTACAGAGCCGTTTAAGACGGTGGCTGTAATTACATAACTAAAAAATAGCTCGTTAACTCGCCAAAGTTAGGACGGCTATTTTTTTGTCTCTTTTACCAATTCAAGGATGAACTTCAGGAGCGTGATAACAAAGTTACCAGCTACAAACATGAGTGTCAAAGCCTCAAAGGGTGACAAATCTGGTTACTCCTTTCTACTAAGATTTTACAGGTTCTGCACATAAGCATCACCATCCTTTCGATTTCGTAACCACCGTCTTCACTTCTCTGTTACACCATTGTACCATATAATTCCTCCGTTGAAATCCTCTTTTCAAATTAATAATCATTAAAACACATTCTCTAGCCTCCACCTGTCTTTTTTCAGCTTTACCTCCCTTATTTATAGGAAAATATGGTAAAATAGAACAGACTAAAAATCATCATTTCACGAAAGGATGCAAGATGAAAATTACGCAAGAAGAGGTAACACACGTTGCCAATCTTTCAAAATTAAGATTCTCTGAAGAAGAAACTGCTACCTTTGCGACGACTTTGTCTAAGATTGTTGACATGGTTGAATTGCTGGGCGAAGTCGACACAACCGGTGTCGCACCTACTACAACTATGGCTGACCGTAAGACCGTATTCCGCCCTGATGTGGCCGAAGAAGGAACAGACCGTGATCGCTTGTTTAAAAACGTACCTGAAAAAGACAACTACTATATCAAGGTACCAGCTATCCTAGACGATGGAGGAGATGCCTAATGACTTTTAATAACAAAACTATTGAAGACTTGCACAATCTCCTTGTGTCTAAGGAAATTTCTGCAACTGAATTGACCCAAGCAACGCTTGAAGATATCAAGTCTCGCGAGACATCTATCAACGCTTTTGTCACAATTGCTGAGGAGCAAGCCCTTGCGCAAGCTAAAGCTATTGATGAAGCTGGAATTGACGCTGATAATGTCCTTTCAGGAATTCCGCTCGCTGTTAAGGATAATATCTCTACTGACGGTATTCTCACAACCGCTGCCTCAAAAATGCTCTACAACTACGAGCCAATCTTTGATGCGACAGCCGTTTCCAATGCCAAAGCCAAAGGCATGATTGTCGTTGGGAAAACCAACATGGACGAATTTGCCATGGGTGGTTCAGGTGAGACTTCCCACTACGGTGCCACTAAAAACGCTTGGGACCACAGCAAGGTTCCTGGTGGATCATCAAGTGGTTCTGCCGCAGCGGTAGCTTCAGGACAAGTTCGCTTGTCACTTGGTTCTGATACTGGTGGTTCTATCCGCCAACCTGCTGCCTTCAACGGAATCGTTGGTCTCAAACCAACCTACGGAACTGTTTCACGTTTCGGTCTCATTGCCTTCGGTAGCTCATTAGACCAAATCGGACCTTTTGCACCAACTGTTAAGGAAAACGCCCTCTTACTCAACGCTATTGCTAGCGAAGATGCTAAAGACTCTACTTCTGCTCCTGTCCGCATTGCCGACTTTACTTCAAAAATCGGTCAAGACATCAAGGGCATGAAAATCGCTTTGCCTAAGGAATACCTTGGTGAAGGGATTGACCCAGAGGTTAAGGAAACTATTCTAAATGCTGCTAAGCACTTTGAAAAACTTGGCGCTATCGTCGAAGAAGTCAGCCTTCCTCACTCTAAATACGGTGTTGCGGTCTACTACATCATCGCTTCATCTGAAGCTTCATCAAACTTGCAACGCTTTGACGGTATTCGTTACGGCTACCGCGCAGAAGATGCGACTAATCTTGATGAAATCTATGTAAACAGCCGTAGCCAAGGTTTCGGTGAAGAGGTAAAACGTCGTATCATGCTAGGTACTTTCAGCCTTTCATCAGGTTACTATGATGCTTACTACAAAAAGGCTGGTCAAGTTCGTACACTCATCATTCAAGATTTCGAAAAAGTCTTTGCGGATTACGACTTGATTTTGGGCCCAACTGCACCAAGCGTTGCCTATGACTTGGATTCTCTCAACCACGACCCAGTTGCCATGTACTTGGCTGACCTTTTGACCATCCCAGTCAACTTAGCTGGTCTCCCAGGAATTTCGATTCCTGCTGGATTCTCTCAAGGTCTACCTGTCGGTCTGCAATTGATTGGTCCTAAATACTCAGAGGAAACCATTTACCAAGCTGCTGCTGCCTTTGAAGCAACAACAGACTACCACAAACAACAACCCGTGATTTTTGGAGGTGACAACTAATGAACTTTGAAACAGTCATTGGGCTTGAAGTCCACGTAGAGCTTAACACCAATTCAAAAATCTTCTCGCCTACTTCTGCCCACTTTGGAAATGACCAAAATGCCAACACCAACGTGATTGACTGGTCTTTCCCTGGTGTACTACCCGTTCTCAATAAAGGTGTTGTCGATGCCGGTATCAAGGCTGCTCTTGCCCTCAACATGGACATCCACAAAAAGATGCACTTTGACCGCAAGAACTACTTCTATCCTGATAATCCCAAAGCCTACCAAATTTCTCAGTTTGATGAGCCAATCGGCTACAACGGCTGGATTGAAGTCGAGCTAGAAGACGGTACAACTAAAAAAATCGGTATTGAACGTGCTCACCTAGAGGAAGACGCTGGTAAAAACACCCACGGTACAGATGGCTACTCTTATGTTGACCTCAACCGCCAAGGGGTGCCATTGATTGAGATTGTATCTGAAGCGGACATGCGCTCGCCAGAAGAAGCCTATGCTTATCTGACTGCTCTCAAGGAAGTCATCCAGTACGCTGGCATTTCTGACGTTAAGATGGAAGAAGGTTCGATGCGTGTGGATGCCAACATTTCTCTTCGCCCTTATGGTCAAGAAAAATTCGGTACCAAGACTGAATTGAAAAACCTTAACTCCTTCTCAAACGTTCGCAAGGGTCTTGAATACGAAGTCCAACGTCAAACTGAAATCCTTCGCTCAGGTGGTCAAATTCGTCAAGAAACACGCCGTTACGATGAAGCCAACAAAGCAACCATCCTCATGCGTGTTAAAGAAGGTGCCGCAGACTACCGCTACTTCCCAGAACCAGACCTACCCCTCTTTGAAATTTCCGACGAGTGGATTGAGGAAATGCGTACTGAATTGCCAGAGTTTCCAAAAGAACGCCGTGCGCGCTACGTATCTGACCTTGGCTTGTCAGACTACGATGCTAGTCAGTTGACTGCAAACAAGATCACTTCTGATTTCTTTGAAAAAGCTGTCGCCCTAGGTGGTGATGCCAAACAAGTCTCTAACTGGCTCCAAGGAGAAGTTGCTCAATTCTTGAACGCTGAAGGCAAAACACTAGAACAAATCGAATTGACACCAGAAAACTTGGTAGAAATGATTGCCATCATCGAAGACGGCACGATCTCGTCTAAGATTGCCAAGAAAGTCTTTGTCCACCTGGCTAAAAATGGCGGTGGTGCGCGTGAATACGTAGAAAAAGCAGGTATGGTTCAAATCTCAGATCCAGCTGTCTTGATTCCAATCATCCACCAAGTATTCGCCGATAACGAAGCTGCTGTTGCCGACTTCAAGTCAGGGAAACGTAACGCAGACAAGGCCTTCACAGGATTCCTTATGAAAGCAACCAAAGGCCAAGCCAACCCACAAGTTGCCCTTAAACTCCTTGCTCAGGAATTGGCGAAGTTGAAAGAAGATTAATATGTAAAGGAAACCAGCCCTGAGGTTGGTTTTTTTCTTGACAAATAAAAGGAAAGCGTTTACAATATTACATGTAAAGTTTCCTAAAAGGAAAACTAAAAATCGCAACAATAAGGAGTTATTTATATGGCTACAATGAAAGCAGCTCGCTGGCATGCAGCAAAAGATGTTCGTATTCAAGAAGTAAAAATCCCTGAGGTACTTCCGCACCAAGTAAAAGTTGCTGTTAAATTCACAGGAATTTGTGGTACTGACCTCCACGAATTTTTAGATGGCCCTATCTTCATCCCAACAGAAGAACATGTCTATTCTGGTCAAAAAGCACCAGTAACACTGGGACATGAATTTTCTGGTGAAATTGTAGAAGTCGGAAGCGATGTTACTCGTGTTAAAGTTGGTGATCGTGTTGCTGTAGAACCAATTCTAGCTAAGAATAACTTAGTTGGTAATTATAATTTGGATCCAAACCTTAATTTTGTCGGTTTAGCTGCAGACGGTGGATTTGCCAAATATTGTGTTTTAGACGGTGACTTAGTACATGTCATTCCAGATAGCTTAAGCTATGAGCAAGCTGCTCTCACTGAGCCAGCTGCTGTTGCAGTTTATGCAGTTCGTCAATCAGCACTAAAAGCTGGTGATACTGCTGCTGTCTTTGGCTTAGGTCCGATTGGTCTCTTAATTGTAGAAGCCCTTCGTGCAGCGGGTGCTTCTAAGATTTATGCTGTTGAACTATCACCTGAACGTCAAGCAAAAGCTGAAGAGTTAGGAGCTATCGTTGTCCGTCCGGAAGAAGGTGAAACAGCTGTTGAAGCTATTCATCGTTTAACAAACGGTGGTGTAGATGTTTCTTATGAAGTAACGGGTGTGCCAGTAGTTTTAGGACAAGCCTTAGCTGCCGTACATAAAGCAGGTGAGTGCATGGTGGTCTCTATCTGGGAACGAGAAGCAAATATTAATCCGAATGAATTTGCAATCCAAGAAAAGACACTAAAAGGAATCATTGCTTATCGTCATATCTTCCCTAAAGTATTAGAATTGATGGAACAAGGCTACTTCTCTGCTGAAAAATTAGTTACTAAGAAAATTAAATTGGAAAATATCGTCGAAGAAGGCTTTATCGAATTAACTCAAGATAAGTCACAAATTAAAATTTTGGTAGAACCAGAATAAAAATCAATCTTTTTAAGACAATACTAACAGGTCGGAGTAAGCTTACTTCGGCCTTTTGAAATATAATACTCTTCGAAAATCTCTTCAAACCACGTCAGCTTCCATCTGCAACCTCAAAACAGTGTTTTGAGCAACCTGCGACTTGCTTCCTAGTTTGCTCTTTGATTTCCATTGAGTATGAGAAAAAATATAGTGGATACTCTTTAACATTAACCACCCCACCTGACTAGGCAATATTCTTTTTCTCCCCTACCAAATCCCAATAACTATTTTGGCTTTATTTCCAGAAGATTTTATGGTAAAATGAAGAGTAATAATATTTATTAAAGAGGTAAAAACATGATTGAAGCAAGCAAATTGAAAGCTGGTATGACATTTGAAACTGCAGACGGAAAATTAATCCGCGTTTTGGAAGCTAGCCACCACAAACCAGGTAAAGGGAATACGATCATGCGTATGAAATTGCGTGATGTCCGTACTGGTTCTACTTTTGACACAAGCTACCGTCCAGAAGAAAAATTCGAACAAGCTATTATCGAAACTGTTCCAGCTCAATACTTGTACAAAATGGATGAAACTGCCTACTTCATGAACACTGAAACTTACGACCAATACGAAATTCCAGTCGTAAACGTTGAAAATGAATTGCTTTACATCCTTGAAAACTCTGATGTGAAAATCCAATTCTACGGAACTGAAGTAATCGGTGTAACTGTACCAACTACTGTTGAATTGACAGTTGCTGAAACACAACCATCTATCAAAGGTGCTACTGTTACAGGTTCTGGTAAACCAGCGACTATGGAAACTGGACTTGTTGTCAACGTTCCTGACTTCATCGAAGCTGGACAAAAATTGATCATCAACACTGCAGAAGGAACTTACGTTTCTCGTGCCTAATCTCTAGAAAGAGGTCATTCTATGGGAATTGAAGAACAATTTGGCGAAATCGTTATCGCTCCACGTGTACTTGAAAAAATCATTGCCATCGCAACTGCTAAAGTTGATGGTGTCCACTCATTTTCAAATAAATCCGTATCTGATACCCTATCAAAACTCTCTCTTGGTCGTGGCGTCTACTTAAAAGAAAGCAACGAAGAACTAACTGCTGACATCTACCTCTACCTTGAGTACGGTGTGAAAGTACCAAAAGTAGCTCTTGCGATTCAAAAAGCGGTCAAAGATGCTGTCCATGATATGGCTGATGTGGAACTTGCTGCTGTCAATATCCATGTTACAGGAATTGTTCCAGACAAAACACCTAAACCAGAGTTGAAAGATCTATTTAACGAGGACTTCCTCAATGACTAGTCCATTATTAGAATCTAGACGCGAACTTCGTAAGTGCGCTTTTCAAGCTCTTATGAGCCTTGAATTCGACACAGATATGGAAACAGCTTGTCGCTTTGCCTACACACATGACCGTGAAGATGAAGATGTGCAAATTCCAGCCTTTCTTCTAAACTTGGTTTCTGGTGTTCAAGCTCAAAAAGACGAGTTGGATACACAAATCAACCAGCACCTCAAGTCAGGCTGGACAGTTGAGCGCTTGACCTTGGTCGAAAAAAACTTACTACGCTTGGGAATCTTTGAAATCACATCATTTGATACACCTCAGCTGGTAGCAGTCAATGAAGCCATTGAACTCGCTAAGAATTTTTCAGATCAAAAATCAGCCCGCTTTATCAACGGACTGCTTAGTCAATTTGTAACTGAAGAAAATGAATAATCGAAAAGGTGTTTGGTCTCCCAAGCACTTTTTTACTTTCTCCTCTGCACAGAGTAATACTCTTCGAAAATCTCTTCAAACCGCGTCAACGTCGCCTTGCCGTATAGATGTTACTGACTTCGTCAGTTCTATCTGCAACCTCAAAACAGTGTTTTGAGCAGCCTGCGGCTAGTTTCCTAGTTTGTTCTTTGATTTTCATTGAGTATAAGAAGCACATAAAAACTAGAACTGACTGCCAGTTCTAGTTTTTGTATTAGTATTTTCTAAATCGTTGATAACGCTCTTCCAACAACTCTTCTAACGATTTTTGTGAAAGTCTAGCTAGCTCAGCTTGGAGTTCTTTTTTAACATTCTTAATCAGTTCTTTACTAGAAAGTCCTGCTTCAGAAATCACCTTGTCCACCACGTCCATTTCTAACAGTTCGTGTGAAGTGATTTTCATCAGTTCTGCTGCTTCCATGGCACGACTGCCATCTTTCCATAGAATGGAAGCAAAACCTTCT
The Streptococcus toyakuensis genome window above contains:
- the sstT gene encoding serine/threonine transporter SstT, encoding MKKIIHAWNKASLIKRILIGMLCGGILGLTLPNISGIGLLGDLFVGGLKAIAPILVFALVANALSQHKKGQDSNMKTVIFLYLVGTFAAALVAVFASFIVPVEITLNSANTEIAPPDGIGQVLSNLLLKLVDNPVNALVTANYIGILSWAVVFGIAMREASKNSKELLNTIADVTSKIVEWIINLAPFGILGLVFKTISDKGIGSLANYGILLGLLVTTMFFVALVVNPLIAFLFMKRNPYPLVLKCLRVSGVTAFFTRSSAANIPVNMKLCHDLGLDPDTYSVSIPLGSTINMAGAAITINVLTLAAVNTLGIPVDFATAFVLSVVAAISACGASGIAGGSLLLIPVACSLFGISNDIAMQVVGVGFVIGVIQDSCETALNSSTDVLFTAVAEYAAARKK
- a CDS encoding aromatic acid exporter family protein, which produces MSISQRTTKLILATCLACFLAYFLNLSSAVSAGIIALLSLSDTRRSTLKLARNRLFSMLLALAIGVLAFHLSGFHIWSLGLYLALYVPLAYKMGWEIGITPSTVLVSHLLVQESTSPDLLLNEFLLFVIGTGFALLVNLYMPSRQEEIQHYHTLVEEKLKDILHRFKYYLSKGDGRNRAQLVEELDTLLEEALRLVYLDHSDHLFHQTDYHIHYFEMRQRQSRILRNMAQQINTCHLAASESLILAQLFSKIAGQLSQTNPASDLLDEIERYLEVFRNRSLPKTREEFETRATLLQLLREAKTFIQVKVDFYKKYGQ
- a CDS encoding peptide chain release factor 3, whose translation is MNIQEEIKKRRTFAIISHPDAGKTTITEQLLYFGGEIREAGTVKGKKTGTFAKSDWMDIEKQRGISVTSSVMQFDYDGKRVNILDTPGHEDFSEDTYRTLMAVDAAVMVVDSAKGIEAQTKKLFEVVKHRGIPVFTFMNKLDRDGREPLDLLQELEEVLGIASYPMNWPIGMGKAFEGLYDLYNQRLELYKGDERFASLEDGDKLFGSNPFYEQVKDDIELLNEAGNEFSEEAILAGELTPVFFGSALTNFGVQTFLETFLKFAPEPHGHKKTDGEIVDPYDKDFSGFVFKIQANMDPRHRDRIAFVRIVSGEFERGMSVNLPRTGKGAKLSNVTQFMAESRENVTNAVAGDIIGVYDTGTYQVGDTLTVGKNKFEFEPLPTFTPEIFMKVSAKNVMKQKSFHKGIEQLVQEGAIQLYKNYQTGEYMLGAVGQLQFEVFKHRMEGEYNAEVVMSPMGKKTVRWIKPEDLDERMSSSRNILAKDRFDQPVFLFENDFALRWFADKYPDVELEEKM
- the gatC gene encoding Asp-tRNA(Asn)/Glu-tRNA(Gln) amidotransferase subunit GatC, with the translated sequence MKITQEEVTHVANLSKLRFSEEETATFATTLSKIVDMVELLGEVDTTGVAPTTTMADRKTVFRPDVAEEGTDRDRLFKNVPEKDNYYIKVPAILDDGGDA
- the gatA gene encoding Asp-tRNA(Asn)/Glu-tRNA(Gln) amidotransferase subunit GatA, producing the protein MTFNNKTIEDLHNLLVSKEISATELTQATLEDIKSRETSINAFVTIAEEQALAQAKAIDEAGIDADNVLSGIPLAVKDNISTDGILTTAASKMLYNYEPIFDATAVSNAKAKGMIVVGKTNMDEFAMGGSGETSHYGATKNAWDHSKVPGGSSSGSAAAVASGQVRLSLGSDTGGSIRQPAAFNGIVGLKPTYGTVSRFGLIAFGSSLDQIGPFAPTVKENALLLNAIASEDAKDSTSAPVRIADFTSKIGQDIKGMKIALPKEYLGEGIDPEVKETILNAAKHFEKLGAIVEEVSLPHSKYGVAVYYIIASSEASSNLQRFDGIRYGYRAEDATNLDEIYVNSRSQGFGEEVKRRIMLGTFSLSSGYYDAYYKKAGQVRTLIIQDFEKVFADYDLILGPTAPSVAYDLDSLNHDPVAMYLADLLTIPVNLAGLPGISIPAGFSQGLPVGLQLIGPKYSEETIYQAAAAFEATTDYHKQQPVIFGGDN
- the gatB gene encoding Asp-tRNA(Asn)/Glu-tRNA(Gln) amidotransferase subunit GatB, translating into MNFETVIGLEVHVELNTNSKIFSPTSAHFGNDQNANTNVIDWSFPGVLPVLNKGVVDAGIKAALALNMDIHKKMHFDRKNYFYPDNPKAYQISQFDEPIGYNGWIEVELEDGTTKKIGIERAHLEEDAGKNTHGTDGYSYVDLNRQGVPLIEIVSEADMRSPEEAYAYLTALKEVIQYAGISDVKMEEGSMRVDANISLRPYGQEKFGTKTELKNLNSFSNVRKGLEYEVQRQTEILRSGGQIRQETRRYDEANKATILMRVKEGAADYRYFPEPDLPLFEISDEWIEEMRTELPEFPKERRARYVSDLGLSDYDASQLTANKITSDFFEKAVALGGDAKQVSNWLQGEVAQFLNAEGKTLEQIELTPENLVEMIAIIEDGTISSKIAKKVFVHLAKNGGGAREYVEKAGMVQISDPAVLIPIIHQVFADNEAAVADFKSGKRNADKAFTGFLMKATKGQANPQVALKLLAQELAKLKED
- a CDS encoding 2,3-butanediol dehydrogenase, with the translated sequence MATMKAARWHAAKDVRIQEVKIPEVLPHQVKVAVKFTGICGTDLHEFLDGPIFIPTEEHVYSGQKAPVTLGHEFSGEIVEVGSDVTRVKVGDRVAVEPILAKNNLVGNYNLDPNLNFVGLAADGGFAKYCVLDGDLVHVIPDSLSYEQAALTEPAAVAVYAVRQSALKAGDTAAVFGLGPIGLLIVEALRAAGASKIYAVELSPERQAKAEELGAIVVRPEEGETAVEAIHRLTNGGVDVSYEVTGVPVVLGQALAAVHKAGECMVVSIWEREANINPNEFAIQEKTLKGIIAYRHIFPKVLELMEQGYFSAEKLVTKKIKLENIVEEGFIELTQDKSQIKILVEPE
- the efp gene encoding elongation factor P yields the protein MIEASKLKAGMTFETADGKLIRVLEASHHKPGKGNTIMRMKLRDVRTGSTFDTSYRPEEKFEQAIIETVPAQYLYKMDETAYFMNTETYDQYEIPVVNVENELLYILENSDVKIQFYGTEVIGVTVPTTVELTVAETQPSIKGATVTGSGKPATMETGLVVNVPDFIEAGQKLIINTAEGTYVSRA
- a CDS encoding Asp23/Gls24 family envelope stress response protein yields the protein MGIEEQFGEIVIAPRVLEKIIAIATAKVDGVHSFSNKSVSDTLSKLSLGRGVYLKESNEELTADIYLYLEYGVKVPKVALAIQKAVKDAVHDMADVELAAVNIHVTGIVPDKTPKPELKDLFNEDFLND
- the nusB gene encoding transcription antitermination factor NusB, with protein sequence MTSPLLESRRELRKCAFQALMSLEFDTDMETACRFAYTHDREDEDVQIPAFLLNLVSGVQAQKDELDTQINQHLKSGWTVERLTLVEKNLLRLGIFEITSFDTPQLVAVNEAIELAKNFSDQKSARFINGLLSQFVTEENE